The Achromobacter deleyi genome has a window encoding:
- a CDS encoding LysR substrate-binding domain-containing protein: protein MLSPNELVLLEAIRDSGSLSRAAAKLGKAPSSVSHAARQLEERFDALLFDRRRYRLQLTPAGRLLAEEAGRLMQDVSRLTQRVRQVASGWEDRLHIVSDEILEFELMAPLIQDFDQLDSGVTLRFTHEVLGGTWEALREGRADLIVGATNEPQTMPNLQWAELGVMEWLFAVSPRHPLAKVKTPLRQDQIQQHRAVVVADTSRGAALRGYGRVGGQATLAVPSMRAKILAQREGLGVGWVPRHRAASLLARGELLEKATDTPREPNLLYLAWRGDHEGRALQWWLEQLRQPRMANALMRGVDVFG from the coding sequence ATGTTGAGCCCGAATGAACTGGTGTTACTGGAGGCCATCCGCGACAGCGGCAGTCTGTCGCGCGCGGCGGCCAAGCTGGGCAAGGCGCCGTCCTCGGTGTCGCACGCCGCCAGGCAGCTGGAGGAACGGTTCGATGCCCTGCTGTTCGACCGCCGCCGCTACCGGCTGCAGCTGACGCCCGCCGGCCGCCTGCTGGCGGAAGAGGCGGGGCGGCTGATGCAGGATGTATCCCGTCTGACGCAGCGCGTGCGGCAGGTGGCCAGCGGCTGGGAGGACCGGCTGCATATCGTCAGCGACGAGATCCTGGAATTCGAGCTGATGGCGCCGCTGATCCAGGATTTCGACCAGCTGGACTCGGGCGTGACCCTGCGCTTTACGCACGAGGTGCTGGGCGGCACCTGGGAAGCGTTGCGCGAGGGCCGGGCGGACCTGATCGTAGGAGCGACGAACGAGCCGCAGACCATGCCGAACCTGCAGTGGGCGGAACTGGGTGTCATGGAATGGCTGTTCGCCGTGTCCCCGCGACACCCGCTGGCCAAGGTGAAGACGCCGCTGCGGCAAGACCAGATCCAGCAGCATCGCGCCGTGGTGGTAGCCGACACCTCGCGCGGCGCCGCGCTGCGGGGCTACGGCCGGGTCGGCGGCCAGGCCACCCTGGCCGTGCCCAGCATGCGCGCCAAGATCCTGGCGCAACGCGAGGGCCTGGGCGTGGGTTGGGTGCCGCGCCATCGCGCGGCGTCCTTGCTGGCGCGCGGCGAACTGCTGGAGAAGGCCACCGACACGCCGCGCGAGCCGAACCTGCTGTATCTGGCGTGGCGCGGCGACCACGAGGGGCGGGCGCTGCAATGGTGGCTGGAGCAATTGCGCCAGCCCAGGATGGCGAACGCCTTGATGCGGGGCGTGGATGTGTTCGGGTAG
- a CDS encoding LysR family transcriptional regulator substrate-binding protein translates to MDVGVVLNAAPGRVVCPLGEDEWMAVLPSAHPLARAGGSVALADLAAQPFILATGGCSVNAQSLAADAGLALTDLRASVRDWTSAFALVREGLGVTVVPALTLPENRRGLRVASLAAPLHRSFGLAASAGAAGSAPVQALFAMLREEGRHSL, encoded by the coding sequence GTGGACGTGGGAGTGGTGCTGAATGCCGCGCCCGGGCGGGTGGTGTGTCCGCTGGGAGAGGACGAGTGGATGGCGGTGTTGCCGTCGGCGCATCCGCTGGCGCGTGCGGGCGGCAGCGTGGCGCTGGCGGATCTGGCGGCCCAGCCCTTCATCCTGGCCACCGGCGGGTGCAGCGTCAACGCGCAAAGCCTGGCCGCGGACGCCGGACTGGCGCTGACGGACCTGCGTGCCAGCGTCCGCGACTGGACGAGCGCTTTCGCGCTGGTGCGCGAGGGTCTGGGCGTGACGGTGGTGCCGGCGCTGACCCTGCCTGAAAACCGGCGGGGGCTGCGCGTGGCTAGCCTGGCCGCGCCCCTGCACCGGTCGTTCGGCCTGGCGGCCTCGGCCGGGGCGGCTGGCAGCGCGCCGGTCCAGGCCCTGTTTGCGATGCTGCGGGAGGAAGGGCGCCATTCGTTGTAG
- a CDS encoding DUF169 domain-containing protein, which produces MEETRQDTPLNWASLVDELNKLLRLKTTVIGMKLYEDEAGMAGVKGLRRPQATHTTDQVVGMAARLGWTVGITGDDLVGSQCRAVIGLGPQDEAWKSGKDYVGVWHATEADARARQEALSCVPAGRYRAMVVSPLASGRLDPPDICLVYATPGQMIILINGLQWKNYRRFDWSVVGETACADSWGRALATGEPSLSLPCFAERRYGGVPDEEMLMALPPRYLPIAIEGMKALSANGLRYPIAPYGIQNDVRAGMGVSYAQPPKAGA; this is translated from the coding sequence ATGGAAGAGACAAGGCAGGACACACCCCTGAACTGGGCGTCGCTGGTCGACGAACTGAACAAGCTGCTGCGCCTGAAGACCACGGTCATCGGCATGAAGCTCTACGAGGACGAAGCCGGTATGGCCGGCGTGAAGGGGCTGCGGCGGCCGCAGGCCACCCATACGACCGACCAGGTCGTGGGCATGGCGGCGCGGCTGGGCTGGACGGTGGGCATCACCGGAGACGACCTGGTCGGCTCGCAGTGCCGCGCCGTCATCGGCCTGGGCCCGCAAGACGAAGCATGGAAAAGCGGCAAGGACTACGTGGGCGTGTGGCATGCCACGGAAGCGGACGCGCGCGCCCGGCAGGAGGCCTTGTCCTGTGTGCCGGCGGGCAGGTATCGGGCGATGGTGGTGTCGCCGCTGGCGTCGGGCCGGCTGGATCCGCCGGATATCTGCCTGGTGTATGCGACGCCCGGCCAGATGATCATTCTGATCAACGGCTTGCAGTGGAAGAACTACCGGCGCTTTGACTGGAGCGTGGTGGGCGAGACCGCCTGTGCGGATTCCTGGGGCCGGGCGCTGGCCACCGGCGAGCCCAGCCTGTCCTTGCCCTGTTTCGCCGAGCGCCGCTATGGCGGCGTGCCGGACGAAGAGATGCTGATGGCGTTGCCGCCCCGCTACCTGCCGATTGCGATCGAGGGCATGAAGGCCCTGTCGGCCAACGGGCTGCGCTACCCGATAGCGCCCTATGGCATCCAGAACGATGTGCGGGCGGGCATGGGCGTGAGCTACGCGCAGCCGCCCAAGGCCGGGGCCTGA
- a CDS encoding LysR family transcriptional regulator yields the protein MIDALTLDQLRVFAAVADTGSFRAAARQLSRVQSAVSHAIANMEAQLGVSLFDRSGHRPVMTPQGQALLANARDILLRVDAMRARALGLGEGVELELSLVVDTLFPIAQVGAALNLMRATYPSVATRISVLPLGGPVAALLAGSHKLGILAGEHFRHPRIAVEALGSVQMVAVVGAAHPLAQDAQARATLAAPELADHLQIVQTDTSTLTEGRDFAVLSPQTCRVSGQDTKHALILAGVGWGRLPLWQVERDLAEGRLLRLPTGSLGRDSQVATETYLAHRVDQPLGPAARALAAALRQPDQAPALGGCA from the coding sequence ATGATAGACGCCCTGACCCTGGACCAGCTCCGCGTATTCGCCGCCGTGGCGGATACCGGCAGCTTTCGCGCCGCCGCCCGCCAGTTGTCGCGCGTGCAATCGGCGGTCAGCCACGCCATCGCCAACATGGAAGCGCAATTGGGCGTGTCGCTGTTTGACCGCAGCGGCCACCGACCGGTCATGACCCCGCAGGGCCAGGCTTTGCTGGCCAATGCCCGCGACATACTCCTGCGGGTGGACGCCATGCGCGCCCGCGCCCTGGGGCTGGGCGAAGGCGTGGAGCTGGAGCTGTCGCTGGTGGTGGACACGCTGTTCCCGATCGCGCAGGTCGGCGCCGCGCTGAACCTCATGCGCGCGACCTATCCGTCCGTGGCCACGCGCATTTCGGTGCTGCCGCTGGGCGGCCCCGTGGCGGCGCTCCTGGCGGGCAGCCATAAGCTGGGCATTCTCGCGGGCGAGCATTTCCGGCATCCCCGCATCGCGGTGGAGGCCTTGGGGTCCGTGCAGATGGTGGCGGTCGTGGGCGCCGCGCATCCGCTGGCACAAGACGCGCAGGCCCGCGCCACGCTGGCCGCGCCGGAGCTGGCGGATCATCTGCAGATCGTGCAAACCGATACCTCCACCCTGACTGAAGGCCGTGACTTCGCCGTCCTGTCGCCGCAGACCTGCCGGGTCAGCGGGCAGGACACCAAGCACGCGCTGATCCTGGCCGGCGTCGGCTGGGGCCGGCTTCCGCTGTGGCAGGTGGAACGCGACCTCGCCGAAGGCCGCCTGCTGCGCCTGCCCACCGGCAGCCTGGGCCGCGACAGCCAGGTCGCAACCGAAACCTATCTTGCGCATCGCGTCGATCAACCCCTGGGTCCGGCCGCGCGCGCGCTGGCCGCGGCGCTGCGCCAGCCCGATCAGGCCCCGGCCTTGGGCGGCTGCGCGTAG
- a CDS encoding MFS transporter — protein sequence MDKVENVPAAGRAAETRWGAVLAIVGAGVVAALQVGKVIIAAPLLRKDLGLDLASIGTLTAVFSVLGMLGGIAAGGVIARFGARRMLLLGLAATAAGTALGALAPGYGVLLGSRVIEGLGFLMITVAGPAALQRIVTAGSRDFAFALWSCYMPAGMAVAMLASQAFGDWHAYWWCAGIAAGVALACVALLAPSTPRGASLSWRGLRQDTVDTAGAAGPVLLALSFTLYSLMFFALFTFLPVLLMEQLGLTLATAGLYSAIASAANIVGNLGAGVLLARGWRRSTLIACASVTMGAVALLIFQSALPAMPTFLLCVLFSAVGGLIPATLLGTAPLVAPRPALTAASVGLVMQGSNLGQVIGPVAVGGAIDRYGWPSASFIVAAAGLGGLVIALCLRRVKAARL from the coding sequence ATGGACAAGGTTGAGAACGTGCCGGCGGCGGGCCGGGCGGCAGAGACGCGCTGGGGGGCGGTGCTGGCGATTGTCGGGGCGGGCGTGGTGGCGGCCTTGCAGGTGGGCAAGGTGATCATTGCCGCGCCCCTGCTGCGCAAGGATTTGGGGCTGGACCTGGCGTCCATCGGCACCCTGACGGCGGTGTTCTCGGTCCTGGGCATGCTCGGCGGCATCGCGGCGGGCGGCGTGATTGCGCGGTTCGGCGCCCGCCGCATGCTGCTGCTGGGCCTGGCGGCAACGGCCGCGGGCACGGCGCTAGGCGCGCTGGCCCCGGGCTACGGGGTGCTGCTGGGCTCGCGGGTGATCGAGGGCCTGGGTTTCCTGATGATTACGGTGGCGGGGCCGGCCGCCTTGCAGCGCATCGTTACGGCCGGCAGCCGGGATTTTGCCTTTGCGCTCTGGAGCTGCTACATGCCCGCGGGCATGGCGGTGGCGATGCTGGCGTCCCAGGCCTTTGGCGACTGGCACGCCTATTGGTGGTGCGCGGGCATCGCCGCGGGCGTGGCCCTGGCCTGCGTGGCCTTGCTGGCGCCGTCCACGCCGCGCGGGGCCAGCCTTTCGTGGCGGGGCCTGCGCCAGGACACGGTCGACACCGCGGGCGCCGCGGGGCCGGTGCTGCTCGCGCTGTCGTTCACGCTCTACAGCCTGATGTTCTTCGCGCTGTTCACCTTCCTGCCGGTGCTGCTGATGGAGCAGCTGGGCCTGACGCTGGCCACGGCGGGGCTGTACAGCGCCATCGCCAGCGCCGCCAACATCGTGGGCAATCTGGGCGCCGGCGTGCTGCTGGCGCGCGGGTGGCGGCGGTCCACGCTGATCGCCTGCGCCAGCGTGACGATGGGCGCGGTGGCGCTGCTGATCTTCCAGTCGGCGCTGCCGGCAATGCCGACCTTCCTGCTGTGCGTGCTGTTCTCGGCCGTGGGCGGGCTGATCCCCGCCACCTTGCTGGGCACCGCGCCGCTGGTGGCGCCGCGTCCGGCGCTGACGGCCGCGTCGGTGGGGCTGGTGATGCAAGGCAGCAATCTGGGACAGGTGATCGGGCCGGTGGCGGTGGGCGGCGCGATCGACCGCTATGGCTGGCCGTCGGCCTCCTTCATCGTGGCGGCGGCGGGCCTGGGCGGCCTGGTCATCGCCTTGTGCTTGCGGCGGGTCAAGGCGGCGCGGCTCTGA
- a CDS encoding HAD family hydrolase, with the protein MQTPAPRLVIFDCDGVLIDSEIIAARAQSRALAEHGIAITPEEAAHRFAGIPDADMWQTLQAENACSLPEGFARQYADRLENTFRQELRALPHVHETVRALRERGLDLCVASSSTPPKLEAALRLVGLWDAFAPNVFSTAQVAHGKPAPDVFLFAARQMRAAVLECVVVEDSVPGLRAARAARMRAVGFVGASHNGPDQRQRLLDEGAFEVIDDLQRLPDVIFPSA; encoded by the coding sequence ATGCAAACGCCTGCTCCCCGCCTGGTCATCTTCGATTGCGACGGCGTCCTGATCGACAGCGAAATCATTGCCGCGCGCGCCCAGTCGCGCGCGCTGGCCGAACACGGCATCGCCATCACGCCCGAGGAGGCCGCGCACCGTTTCGCCGGGATTCCCGACGCGGACATGTGGCAAACGCTGCAAGCCGAGAATGCCTGCTCCCTGCCCGAGGGCTTCGCGCGGCAGTATGCCGACCGCCTGGAAAACACGTTTCGCCAGGAATTGCGGGCCTTGCCGCATGTCCATGAAACGGTCAGGGCGTTGCGCGAACGCGGCCTGGATCTCTGCGTGGCCTCCAGCAGCACGCCACCCAAGCTGGAGGCGGCGCTCAGGCTGGTCGGCTTGTGGGACGCATTCGCGCCCAATGTATTCAGCACGGCGCAGGTGGCCCACGGCAAACCGGCGCCCGACGTATTCCTGTTCGCGGCGCGGCAGATGCGCGCGGCGGTGCTGGAATGCGTGGTGGTCGAGGACAGCGTGCCGGGATTGAGGGCGGCCCGGGCGGCCCGCATGCGGGCGGTGGGCTTCGTGGGCGCCTCGCATAACGGTCCGGACCAGCGGCAGCGGCTGCTGGATGAAGGCGCGTTCGAAGTCATCGACGACCTGCAACGGCTGCCGGACGTCATTTTCCCCAGCGCCTGA
- a CDS encoding DMT family transporter — MWAGTLYALAAGLMWGLVFVGPLLLPEYPAALQSVARYLAFGLIALPLAWLDRRGLRLLTRADWIEALKLAAIGNLLYYLCLASAIQRAGGPVPTMIIGTLPVVIAICANVRNARRDGQLPWKRLAPSLALIALGIACVNQVELQALRQDADADLSRHAVGALLALGAVACWTWYPLRNADWLRDHPGRSPRTWATAQGVATLPLALAGYGLLWIGMAATGSEFDMPLGPRPEVFLGLMIVIGLFASWLGTLCWNEASQRLPTALAGQLIVFETLAALAYAFILRGSMPEPLSLIGIACLVVGVLRAVRVKPQPAAA; from the coding sequence ATGTGGGCTGGAACCCTTTACGCCCTGGCCGCCGGCCTGATGTGGGGGCTGGTGTTCGTCGGGCCCCTGCTGTTGCCGGAATATCCGGCTGCCCTGCAATCCGTGGCCCGCTATCTGGCGTTCGGCCTGATCGCCCTGCCGCTGGCCTGGCTGGACCGCCGCGGCCTGCGGCTGTTGACCCGCGCCGACTGGATCGAAGCGCTGAAACTGGCCGCCATCGGCAACCTGCTGTATTACCTGTGCCTGGCCAGCGCCATCCAGCGCGCCGGGGGACCCGTACCCACGATGATCATCGGCACACTCCCCGTGGTCATCGCCATCTGCGCGAACGTGCGCAATGCGCGGCGCGACGGCCAACTGCCGTGGAAACGCCTGGCGCCCTCGCTGGCGCTCATCGCGCTGGGCATCGCCTGCGTCAATCAGGTGGAATTGCAGGCCCTGCGCCAGGATGCGGACGCCGATCTGTCGCGCCATGCCGTCGGCGCCCTGCTCGCGCTGGGCGCGGTGGCCTGCTGGACCTGGTATCCGCTGCGCAACGCCGACTGGCTGCGCGACCACCCCGGCCGCAGCCCGCGCACCTGGGCCACCGCCCAGGGCGTGGCCACCCTGCCGCTGGCGCTGGCGGGCTACGGTCTGCTGTGGATCGGCATGGCGGCCACCGGCAGCGAATTCGACATGCCGCTGGGCCCGCGCCCGGAAGTCTTCCTGGGGTTGATGATCGTCATCGGCCTGTTTGCCTCATGGCTGGGCACGCTGTGCTGGAACGAAGCCAGCCAGCGCCTGCCCACCGCCCTGGCCGGCCAGCTGATCGTATTTGAAACGCTGGCCGCGCTGGCCTATGCCTTCATCCTGCGCGGCAGCATGCCGGAGCCGCTGAGCCTGATCGGCATCGCCTGCCTGGTGGTCGGCGTGCTGCGGGCGGTGCGGGTCAAGCCGCAGCCCGCCGCGGCCTGA
- a CDS encoding AraC family transcriptional regulator, whose amino-acid sequence MRSSGPASSDPAAPTITGVPDAFDHPNDRAQFRHAAHQPGVELYRAHIIRHAFEPHTHEAFGLGAIESGVERFRYRGADHLAPSGSLVLMNPDELHTGRAETEGGWRYRMVYIDPDVAARVTGEAGWWFGAAVGHDAAGAQRVTALLDALWRAREPLAFDSALHSLLGEFRRHAQVPRPARAEGAPRFAPVIDYLRAHLSRRLTLDELAAVAGLSPFHFLRRFQAHYHATPQQMLMALRLYEAKRLLAAGLAPAQVALAAGLTDQAHLTRAFSRRYGVTPARYQKQVRA is encoded by the coding sequence ATGCGCTCCTCCGGCCCCGCCTCGTCCGACCCGGCCGCGCCCACCATCACGGGCGTGCCGGACGCGTTCGACCACCCCAACGACCGCGCGCAGTTCCGGCATGCGGCGCATCAGCCCGGCGTGGAGCTGTACCGCGCCCATATCATCCGGCACGCCTTCGAACCGCACACCCATGAAGCCTTCGGGCTGGGCGCCATCGAATCGGGCGTGGAGCGGTTTCGCTACCGCGGCGCCGACCATCTGGCGCCGTCCGGTTCCCTGGTGCTGATGAACCCCGATGAACTGCATACCGGCCGCGCCGAAACCGAAGGCGGCTGGCGCTATCGCATGGTCTATATCGACCCGGACGTGGCGGCTCGCGTGACCGGCGAGGCCGGCTGGTGGTTCGGCGCCGCCGTCGGCCACGACGCCGCCGGTGCGCAGCGCGTCACCGCCCTGCTGGACGCCTTGTGGCGCGCGCGCGAACCGCTGGCCTTCGACAGCGCCCTGCACTCGCTGCTGGGCGAATTCCGCCGACATGCCCAGGTGCCGCGCCCCGCCCGCGCCGAAGGCGCGCCGCGCTTTGCACCCGTCATCGACTACCTGCGCGCGCACCTGTCGCGCCGCCTGACGCTGGACGAACTGGCGGCGGTGGCCGGACTGAGCCCTTTCCACTTCCTGCGCCGCTTCCAGGCGCATTACCACGCCACGCCTCAGCAAATGCTGATGGCGCTCCGGCTCTACGAGGCGAAGCGCCTGCTGGCGGCTGGCCTGGCGCCCGCCCAGGTGGCGCTTGCGGCCGGGCTGACCGACCAGGCCCACCTCACGCGCGCGTTCTCGCGGCGTTATGGCGTCACGCCCGCGCGCTACCAGAAGCAGGTGCGCGCCTAG
- a CDS encoding RNA polymerase sigma factor, whose protein sequence is MTLAATHRAIEAVWRIEAASVIAGVARLVRDVGLAEELAQDALVAALEHWPHAGVPDNPGAWLMTTAKNRARDRLRLDALHTRKHEQIGHELEALQADVEPDFVDALDAARQDDIGDDLLRLIFTACHPLLSTEARVALTLRLLGGLTTAEIARAFLASESAIAQRIVRAKRSLTAAKVPFEVPAAADRAPRLASVLEVIYLIFNEGYSATSGDDWMRPGLCDEALRLGRILAELTPGEGEVHGLVALMELQASRLHARTDAQGRPVLLMDQDRGRWDPLLIRRGLAALARADALGGPRGPYALQGELAACHARARTPEDTDWQRIVALYDALAQAMPSPVVQLNRAVAVGMAFGPQAGLDLADQLAAQASLANYHWLPSVRADLLAKLGRKAEAREEFERAAGMTRNARERELLLARAREMQAVD, encoded by the coding sequence ATGACCCTGGCGGCCACGCATCGCGCCATCGAGGCGGTCTGGCGGATCGAAGCCGCGAGTGTCATCGCCGGCGTCGCGCGCCTGGTGCGCGACGTCGGGCTGGCCGAAGAACTGGCGCAGGACGCGTTGGTCGCGGCCCTGGAACACTGGCCCCATGCCGGCGTTCCGGACAATCCCGGAGCATGGCTGATGACCACCGCGAAAAACCGTGCCCGCGACCGCCTGCGACTGGACGCGCTGCATACCCGCAAGCACGAACAGATCGGCCACGAGCTGGAGGCCTTGCAGGCGGATGTGGAGCCCGATTTCGTCGATGCCCTGGACGCGGCGCGCCAGGACGACATCGGCGACGACCTGTTGCGCCTGATCTTCACCGCCTGCCATCCGCTGCTCTCCACCGAGGCGCGCGTGGCGCTGACCCTGCGGCTGCTGGGCGGGCTGACCACGGCCGAGATCGCGCGCGCCTTCCTGGCGTCGGAATCCGCCATCGCGCAGCGCATCGTGCGGGCCAAGCGCAGCCTGACGGCGGCGAAGGTGCCCTTCGAGGTTCCAGCGGCCGCCGACCGCGCGCCGCGCCTGGCATCGGTGCTGGAAGTGATCTACCTGATCTTCAACGAGGGCTATTCCGCCACCTCGGGGGACGACTGGATGCGCCCGGGGCTCTGTGATGAAGCGCTGCGCCTGGGCCGCATCCTGGCCGAGCTGACACCCGGCGAAGGCGAGGTGCACGGGCTGGTCGCCTTGATGGAGCTGCAGGCGTCGCGCCTGCATGCGCGCACCGATGCGCAAGGCCGGCCGGTGCTGCTGATGGACCAGGACCGCGGCCGCTGGGATCCCCTGCTGATCCGCCGCGGGCTGGCGGCGCTGGCGCGCGCGGACGCGCTGGGCGGACCTCGCGGCCCCTATGCGCTGCAAGGCGAACTCGCCGCCTGCCACGCGCGGGCGCGCACACCGGAAGACACGGACTGGCAGCGCATCGTGGCGCTGTACGACGCCCTTGCCCAGGCCATGCCCTCGCCGGTGGTGCAGCTGAACCGCGCCGTGGCCGTCGGCATGGCGTTCGGCCCGCAGGCCGGACTGGACCTGGCCGACCAGCTGGCGGCGCAAGCATCGCTGGCCAATTACCACTGGCTGCCCAGCGTGCGCGCGGACCTCCTGGCCAAGCTGGGCCGCAAGGCCGAAGCCCGCGAGGAATTCGAGCGTGCCGCCGGCATGACGCGCAACGCGCGCGAACGGGAGTTGCTGCTCGCGCGCGCACGGGAGATGCAAGCGGTGGATTGA
- a CDS encoding VOC family protein — protein MHKQIFVNLPISDMQQSQEFFKRLGFTFNPDFTNDQGACMIVGDNIYAMLLVKDFFQGFTGKPVADARQSTEVLIALSCESRAEVDDLVARAVAAGGTAPRSPQDHGFMYAHGFEDLDGHVWELVHMVEEAPNA, from the coding sequence ATGCACAAGCAGATATTCGTCAACCTCCCCATCAGCGATATGCAGCAATCCCAGGAGTTCTTCAAGCGCCTGGGCTTTACCTTCAACCCCGACTTCACCAATGATCAGGGCGCCTGCATGATCGTCGGGGACAACATCTACGCCATGCTGCTGGTGAAGGACTTCTTCCAGGGCTTTACCGGCAAGCCCGTGGCCGACGCCAGGCAAAGCACGGAAGTGCTGATCGCGCTGTCCTGCGAAAGCCGCGCCGAAGTCGACGATCTGGTCGCGCGCGCCGTCGCCGCGGGGGGCACGGCGCCACGCAGCCCGCAAGACCACGGATTCATGTATGCCCATGGCTTCGAGGACCTGGACGGCCACGTCTGGGAATTGGTGCACATGGTCGAAGAAGCGCCGAACGCATGA
- a CDS encoding YciI family protein encodes MRFMIIVRATPDSEAGMMPDDSLLASMATYHEALVKAGVLLDANGLQPTSKGWRIHYENGERTVIDGPFADTKELIAGYTMIQVRSRDEAMQWAMRFPSPFPGQPCAIEVRQVFELEDFEPSKEVDRFRAMPSASH; translated from the coding sequence ATGCGATTCATGATCATCGTCCGGGCCACGCCCGACAGCGAAGCCGGCATGATGCCGGACGACAGCCTGCTTGCCTCGATGGCGACCTACCACGAAGCCCTGGTCAAGGCCGGCGTGCTGCTGGACGCCAATGGATTGCAGCCCACGTCCAAGGGCTGGCGCATTCACTACGAGAACGGCGAGCGCACGGTGATCGACGGCCCGTTCGCCGACACCAAGGAACTGATCGCCGGCTACACCATGATCCAGGTGCGCTCGCGCGACGAAGCCATGCAGTGGGCCATGCGCTTTCCGTCGCCCTTCCCCGGCCAGCCGTGCGCCATCGAAGTGCGCCAGGTGTTCGAACTGGAAGATTTCGAGCCCAGCAAGGAAGTCGACCGCTTCCGCGCCATGCCCTCCGCCAGCCATTGA
- a CDS encoding YciI family protein, with protein sequence MPYMLLIVEPVGQRAQRTPEEGREAYAQMLGYAEGLKARGLLAAAESLKSESEGVRLQIRDGERSLMDGPYAEAKEMIGGFFLLTCDSREEALALAAECPAAQWATVEVRELGPCFM encoded by the coding sequence ATGCCTTATATGTTGCTGATCGTCGAACCCGTAGGCCAACGCGCGCAGCGCACCCCCGAGGAAGGCCGCGAGGCCTATGCGCAAATGCTGGGCTACGCCGAAGGCCTGAAGGCGCGCGGATTGCTGGCCGCCGCCGAATCCCTGAAGTCCGAATCCGAAGGCGTCCGCCTGCAAATCCGCGACGGGGAACGCTCGCTGATGGATGGCCCTTATGCCGAAGCCAAGGAAATGATCGGCGGGTTCTTTCTGCTGACCTGCGACAGCCGCGAGGAAGCGCTGGCCCTGGCGGCCGAATGCCCCGCCGCCCAATGGGCCACGGTGGAGGTCAGGGAACTGGGACCGTGCTTCATGTAG
- a CDS encoding helix-turn-helix transcriptional regulator, whose translation MKNSIRELRAERGWSQAALAERLEVSRQTVNAIETGRYDPSLPLAFAIARVFETSIESIFQED comes from the coding sequence ATGAAAAACAGCATCCGCGAACTGCGCGCCGAACGCGGCTGGAGCCAGGCCGCGCTGGCCGAACGGCTGGAGGTCTCGCGCCAGACGGTCAACGCCATCGAGACCGGCCGCTACGACCCCAGCCTGCCGCTGGCCTTCGCCATCGCCCGCGTATTCGAGACCAGCATCGAATCGATTTTCCAGGAAGACTGA
- a CDS encoding OmpA/MotB family protein, which produces MSLISPSLAQRIEQARQAQLRAQKVAANSGWRPSESDRKDRYARWHVEETVEQDSENWLLSYLDLITLLLAMLVVMLAVSRLHGMGYEKSEQPVELVGTLAASGLPAYDGEYSEFEATPIPASWAEPAAPAPAAEPEPAADGVVVAQAAKPLTAPSKESLGLGDLGKSVDVIVNEQSVSFRISNELLFPSGQATLSPAGLDVIKRLAAILNKNEYQVSVEGHSDPVPILTKQFASNWELSSSRATSVLRELARDGVAPQRLRAVGYAETRPIESNDTAAGRAANRRVELIMDITPPQKPAQATAAPQAPAAGPAKS; this is translated from the coding sequence ATGAGCCTGATTTCCCCCTCCCTGGCGCAGCGGATCGAACAGGCCCGCCAGGCCCAGCTGCGCGCCCAGAAAGTAGCCGCCAACAGCGGCTGGCGCCCCAGCGAGAGCGACCGCAAGGATCGCTATGCGCGCTGGCACGTCGAAGAAACGGTCGAGCAGGATTCCGAAAACTGGCTGCTGAGCTACCTGGACCTGATCACCCTGCTGCTGGCCATGCTGGTCGTCATGCTGGCGGTATCGCGCCTGCACGGCATGGGCTATGAAAAGTCGGAGCAGCCGGTGGAGCTGGTCGGCACGCTGGCCGCCAGCGGCCTGCCCGCGTACGACGGCGAATACTCCGAGTTCGAGGCCACTCCGATTCCCGCCAGCTGGGCGGAACCGGCAGCGCCCGCCCCGGCGGCCGAGCCCGAACCCGCCGCGGACGGCGTGGTGGTGGCACAGGCCGCCAAGCCGCTCACGGCGCCCTCCAAGGAATCGCTGGGCCTGGGAGACCTGGGCAAGTCGGTGGACGTGATCGTCAATGAACAGTCCGTCAGCTTCCGCATCAGCAACGAACTGCTGTTCCCGTCGGGTCAGGCCACGCTCAGCCCCGCCGGCCTCGATGTGATCAAACGCCTGGCCGCCATTCTGAACAAGAACGAATACCAGGTTTCCGTCGAAGGCCACAGCGACCCGGTGCCCATCCTGACCAAGCAATTCGCCTCCAACTGGGAACTGTCGAGCAGCCGCGCCACCAGTGTGCTGCGCGAACTGGCGCGCGACGGCGTGGCGCCGCAACGCCTGCGCGCGGTGGGCTATGCGGAAACGCGCCCCATCGAATCCAACGACACGGCCGCGGGCCGCGCCGCCAACCGCCGCGTCGAACTGATCATGGACATCACGCCGCCGCAGAAGCCCGCCCAGGCGACGGCCGCCCCCCAAGCGCCGGCCGCCGGCCCCGCCAAATCCTGA